A window of Dehalobacter sp. contains these coding sequences:
- the queC gene encoding 7-cyano-7-deazaguanine synthase QueC, giving the protein MQKNEKALVIFSGGQDSTTCLFWARQLFAEVIALSFDYGQKHRLELDCAREICAKHQIEHHLLDLGLLNQLAPNSLTRPEIEVEKNSPADRLPNTFVDGRNMLFLSFAAVFAKQRGIRHLITGVSQSDYSGYPDCRDIFVKSLNVTLNLAMDYEFVIHTPLMWIDKAETWKLADDLGVLAMIQEETLTCYNGIKGDGCGECPACLLRKKGYQRYCSKESNHTFENQEIDHINEHKDKS; this is encoded by the coding sequence ATGCAAAAAAATGAAAAAGCTTTGGTCATTTTTAGCGGCGGCCAGGACAGTACGACCTGTCTTTTTTGGGCCAGACAGTTATTTGCAGAAGTCATTGCCCTGTCCTTTGATTATGGGCAAAAACACCGGCTGGAATTGGATTGTGCCAGAGAAATATGTGCTAAGCACCAGATTGAGCATCATCTGCTGGATCTCGGTTTATTAAATCAGCTTGCACCGAATTCGTTGACCAGGCCGGAGATTGAAGTTGAGAAAAATTCGCCGGCCGACCGGTTACCGAACACATTTGTGGACGGCAGGAATATGCTCTTTCTGTCGTTTGCAGCTGTTTTTGCCAAACAGAGGGGAATAAGACATTTGATCACCGGCGTTTCTCAGAGTGATTACAGCGGTTATCCGGACTGTCGGGATATTTTTGTTAAGTCCCTGAATGTAACCCTTAATCTCGCCATGGATTACGAATTTGTGATTCATACCCCTCTGATGTGGATCGACAAGGCGGAAACCTGGAAATTGGCTGACGATCTCGGTGTGCTTGCAATGATTCAAGAAGAGACGCTGACCTGTTATAACGGTATCAAAGGTGATGGGTGCGGGGAATGTCCTGCGTGCCTGCTGCGGAAAAAGGGATATCAAAGATATTGCAGCAAAGAATCCAATCATACGTTTGAAAATCAAGAGATAGATCATATTAATGAACATAAGGATAAATCATGA